In a single window of the Streptomyces cinnabarinus genome:
- a CDS encoding metal-sensitive transcriptional regulator, which translates to MTTTEAGATAPSEHGHDHATHGYHKQKDEHLKRLRRIEGQIRGLQRMVDEDVYCIDILTQVSASTKALQSFALQLLEEHLRHCVADAAVKGGDEIDAKVEEATKAIGRLLRT; encoded by the coding sequence ATGACGACGACCGAGGCCGGCGCCACGGCGCCCTCCGAGCATGGGCACGATCACGCCACGCACGGCTACCACAAACAGAAGGACGAGCACCTCAAGCGGCTGCGCCGGATCGAGGGCCAGATCCGGGGCCTTCAGCGGATGGTCGACGAGGACGTCTACTGCATCGACATACTCACGCAGGTGTCGGCGTCGACGAAGGCCCTGCAGTCCTTCGCCCTCCAGCTCCTGGAGGAGCACCTGCGCCACTGCGTCGCGGACGCGGCCGTGAAGGGCGGCGACGAGATCGACGCGAAGGTGGAAGAGGCGACGAAGGCGATCGGCCGGCTGCTGCGGACCTGA